A single window of Treponema denticola ATCC 35405 DNA harbors:
- a CDS encoding type II toxin-antitoxin system Phd/YefM family antitoxin: protein MFIPQIVPIRDLKNTSAISNLCHKTNEPIFITKNGYGDMVIMSMETYEGNAFFNNLYGNLEEAEMDLQNGRVSGIDEAIEEIKSRYDL, encoded by the coding sequence GTGTTTATACCGCAAATAGTACCAATTCGCGACTTAAAAAATACGAGTGCGATTTCAAATCTTTGTCATAAAACAAATGAGCCGATTTTTATAACAAAAAATGGCTATGGTGATATGGTTATTATGAGTATGGAAACATATGAAGGAAATGCTTTTTTTAATAATCTTTATGGTAATTTGGAAGAAGCAGAAATGGATTTACAAAACGGCAGGGTTTCCGGTATTGATGAGGCTATAGAGGAAATAAAAAGTCGATATGATTTATAA
- the rlmJ gene encoding 23S rRNA (adenine(2030)-N(6))-methyltransferase RlmJ, with product MLSYRHGFHAGNQADVFKHSALFSFLKVYTQKQKPFTAFDLNAGSASYNLLSEWSLKTGEAEEGIIRFLDLYKKEKLPLPIPEGFKAYLDFCLKNYDENSSYAGSPEIIRSFLQKESNLILCDLHSAEAEKLKELYKRVENVHVHKRDCYEAVRALTPPLPIRGFALFDPSYEVDSDYTAIAESVEKVCKKWPIGIFIIWYPILNHKTEECRNLKDRISKAMNNKVLNIEVKHFSNKIDSENEYGLQGSGLLITNPPWGLEEKLKEICEYVEKVSAGLD from the coding sequence TTGCTGAGTTATCGCCACGGCTTTCATGCGGGAAATCAGGCTGATGTTTTTAAGCACTCGGCTCTCTTTTCTTTTTTAAAAGTCTACACTCAAAAGCAAAAACCATTTACGGCCTTTGATTTAAATGCAGGAAGTGCTTCCTATAATCTTTTAAGCGAATGGAGTTTAAAAACCGGCGAAGCGGAAGAGGGGATAATCCGCTTTTTAGATTTATATAAAAAAGAAAAACTGCCTCTTCCGATACCTGAAGGCTTTAAAGCCTATTTGGATTTTTGCCTAAAAAACTATGATGAAAATTCCTCTTATGCCGGCTCTCCAGAAATCATCCGTTCATTTTTACAAAAAGAATCCAATTTGATTTTATGCGATCTACATTCTGCCGAAGCTGAAAAATTAAAAGAACTGTATAAGCGTGTAGAAAATGTTCATGTGCATAAACGAGATTGCTATGAGGCTGTCAGAGCACTTACACCTCCTCTTCCTATCCGGGGCTTTGCCTTGTTTGATCCCAGCTACGAAGTCGATTCTGATTATACAGCGATTGCAGAGTCTGTCGAAAAGGTCTGTAAAAAATGGCCTATAGGCATCTTTATAATTTGGTACCCTATATTGAATCACAAAACCGAAGAGTGCCGAAATTTAAAAGACCGAATCAGCAAGGCCATGAACAATAAAGTATTAAACATTGAAGTCAAGCATTTTTCAAACAAGATAGACTCTGAAAATGAATACGGCTTACAAGGCTCAGGCCTTTTAATCACAAATCCGCCATGGGGTTTGGAAGAAAAACTGAAAGAAATTTGTGAGTATGTTGAGAAAGTAAGTGCCGGGTTAGATTGA
- a CDS encoding MATE family efflux transporter, translated as MENLSCSKCVCDETGLQLKPKKISKNLWKLAYPTMISAGLQNFYDIVDMVWVGQISKTALSGVTLFSSIYMLFTILNEVAGASSVSMISQNYGRGDMEKTQRIAEQTISFKVVLAIMSAFLLAIFLKPILWFFLPDQEVLNSALEYGWLRIFFIPVMFSSYSVNTIFRCTGDAKTPLHIMIISTIINLVLDPVFMFDIIPGTNIPGLGMGVFGAALATVTARTISFLYGFLILLSGRRKVKISFKGLFKLDKKIDTDLLLIGLPSGINSLVRSFAQVTIMKFVTVYGADAVALAGVGGKLSQFAFMPIFGFNMGGATLVGQSLGRDNVKEAKLTSKINAFMSASVVGIFAVIIMGMPQTFLRFFFPNDPSMLLQGSLMLRIFYPSFIILSMGLGLAVVFSGSGHTRPILYSTLGSRWFVQIPFLFLVVNILHLPLFAVWTSYIFSEAAEFMVILYHYRKGAWCNKRV; from the coding sequence ATGGAGAATCTATCCTGCTCAAAGTGTGTTTGTGATGAAACCGGTCTTCAATTAAAACCTAAAAAAATATCAAAAAATTTATGGAAGCTGGCTTATCCTACGATGATTTCTGCAGGCTTGCAAAACTTTTATGACATTGTCGATATGGTTTGGGTAGGACAGATATCCAAAACGGCTCTTTCAGGTGTTACCCTTTTTTCTTCCATATACATGCTTTTTACCATTTTAAATGAAGTCGCAGGTGCAAGTTCCGTGTCGATGATTTCGCAAAACTACGGCCGAGGCGATATGGAAAAGACTCAGCGTATTGCCGAACAGACTATCAGTTTTAAGGTTGTCCTTGCAATAATGTCTGCTTTTCTTTTAGCCATTTTTTTAAAACCGATTTTATGGTTTTTTCTTCCGGATCAAGAAGTTTTAAATTCCGCTTTGGAATACGGATGGCTGAGAATCTTTTTTATTCCTGTAATGTTTTCTTCATATTCGGTAAATACGATTTTTAGATGTACCGGAGATGCAAAAACTCCCTTGCACATCATGATAATATCCACTATCATAAACTTGGTTTTAGATCCTGTTTTTATGTTCGATATAATTCCCGGAACAAATATTCCGGGCTTAGGTATGGGTGTTTTTGGTGCAGCCCTTGCAACGGTAACAGCCCGAACTATAAGTTTCTTATATGGATTTTTAATTCTTTTAAGCGGAAGACGCAAGGTAAAAATAAGCTTTAAAGGTCTTTTTAAACTCGACAAAAAAATAGATACCGACCTTTTACTCATAGGGCTTCCTTCAGGTATTAATTCCCTTGTCCGCAGCTTTGCTCAAGTAACGATTATGAAATTCGTAACGGTATACGGTGCCGATGCAGTTGCTCTTGCAGGTGTCGGCGGAAAGCTTTCACAGTTTGCCTTTATGCCTATTTTCGGGTTTAATATGGGAGGCGCAACTCTGGTGGGGCAAAGCCTTGGCCGAGATAATGTTAAGGAAGCAAAACTTACTTCTAAGATAAACGCTTTTATGTCAGCCTCTGTAGTAGGAATTTTTGCAGTCATAATTATGGGAATGCCTCAAACTTTTTTGCGGTTTTTCTTCCCAAATGATCCGTCGATGCTTTTGCAGGGTAGTTTAATGTTGCGTATATTTTATCCGTCCTTTATAATTTTATCTATGGGATTGGGGCTTGCTGTGGTCTTTTCAGGTTCGGGTCATACAAGGCCCATACTTTATTCTACCTTGGGTTCTCGCTGGTTTGTACAAATCCCGTTTTTATTTTTAGTTGTAAATATTTTACATCTTCCCTTATTTGCCGTTTGGACTTCATATATTTTTTCGGAGGCAGCCGAATTTATGGTCATTCTATATCACTACCGCAAAGGGGCTTGGTGTAATAAGAGGGTTTAA
- a CDS encoding potassium channel family protein, which yields MKKFAIMGLGTFGVRMLDELIKIGAEVIIIEQNKDLIEMYKSKASSAIVLEEISELSVRKILPSKVDTVIVDFGRKVELSVISTTILKNLGIANIVVRAQSDEHGRLLKTVGATRIIYPDSEAAKRTTPILAADLLLKFMPISKNLALAEVGVEARYVGKSLAESNIRKDMGVNIIARRKKESEDFIFMDDPEYKFEEDDVLLVVASEEHIYNFSGGKISLKNNLKKDGEIKPSIFKNLFSSKKV from the coding sequence ATGAAAAAATTTGCGATTATGGGATTGGGTACCTTCGGGGTACGAATGCTGGATGAGCTTATAAAAATCGGGGCTGAGGTTATAATCATTGAGCAAAATAAAGACCTTATTGAAATGTATAAATCTAAAGCTTCTTCTGCAATTGTACTTGAAGAAATAAGCGAGCTTTCAGTACGCAAAATTCTTCCCTCCAAGGTGGATACGGTAATCGTAGACTTCGGCCGCAAGGTAGAGCTTTCAGTAATCAGCACGACCATCTTAAAAAATTTAGGCATTGCAAACATTGTTGTACGAGCCCAATCCGATGAACACGGAAGACTTTTAAAAACCGTCGGAGCCACCAGAATAATTTATCCCGACAGTGAAGCGGCCAAAAGAACAACCCCTATTTTAGCTGCCGACCTCCTTCTTAAATTTATGCCTATTTCAAAAAACCTTGCCCTTGCCGAAGTCGGAGTAGAAGCACGATATGTCGGTAAAAGCCTTGCCGAATCCAATATCAGAAAAGATATGGGGGTAAACATTATAGCCCGCCGAAAAAAAGAAAGCGAAGACTTTATCTTTATGGATGACCCTGAGTATAAATTTGAAGAAGATGATGTTCTTTTAGTTGTTGCCTCTGAAGAACACATCTATAATTTTTCCGGCGGAAAGATAAGCCTAAAAAATAATTTAAAAAAAGATGGAGAGATAAAACCGTCAATCTTTAAAAATCTTTTTTCTTCAAAAAAAGTATAA
- the gyrA gene encoding DNA topoisomerase (ATP-hydrolyzing) subunit A, with the protein MEEIQTKEGGAVIPIPIENEVKRAYIDYSMSVIVSRALPDVRDGLKPVHRRILYSMEEKGLRSSGPTRKCAKIVGDVLGSYHPHGDASVYDALVRLGQDFSLRYPVIYPQGNFGTIGGDPPAAYRYTEAKMAKIAETMVEDIKKETVDFIPNFDDSTKEPTVLPAKFPFLLANGSSGIAVGMATNMPPHNLREIADAVSAYIDNPEIEIDELCKYMKGPDFPTGGVIYGRKGIKQAFKTGRGKILVRGKFTIEVDKKGKETIVFTEVPYQVNTTTLVSRIGELAREKIIDGIANVNDETSDRTGLRVVIELKRGAITKVVLNQLFAKTALQSSFGVINLALVNGRPETLNLKLLVKYFVEHRVDVVTRRTKFDLRKAEERAHILEALIVAIDNIDEVIKIIRSSRDPQTAKNNLMERFGFDDVQAQAIVDMQLKRLTSLEIEDLRKELQELQVLIAHLKDLLAHPEKILALIKEETNEIAEKFGDERKTDIVADEVEELNIEDLIKKEEMVILISHLGYIKRIPATAYKSQNRGGKGSNSVNLAEDDFLDQIFTASTHDYIMFITNAGKAYWLKVHEIQEASRTSRGSHIKSLLSVSSDEEITAVVSLKEFDDKTYLLMATAGGVVKKVTTDNFANAKTRGIIAIKLDEGDKLVSAILTGGKDEIMLITRRGQALRTSEEDIRSQGRSSRGVTGIKLSSEDELTGALRVTENQKMLVMTENGYGKRVEFSEFSAHGRGTGGQRIYTLSEKTGEVVGLLTVFDDDEVVCITGQGKTIRISVDSVGTMGRSAQGVRILDIESPDMLIGLDVVARDEE; encoded by the coding sequence GTGGAAGAGATACAAACTAAGGAAGGCGGAGCCGTAATTCCGATTCCTATCGAAAATGAAGTAAAAAGAGCCTACATAGATTATTCAATGTCAGTTATCGTAAGCCGAGCCCTGCCCGATGTAAGGGACGGTCTAAAGCCCGTTCACAGACGTATCCTTTATTCAATGGAAGAAAAGGGCTTACGCAGTTCAGGCCCCACCCGAAAATGTGCTAAGATCGTAGGTGATGTATTAGGAAGTTACCACCCTCACGGCGACGCTTCGGTCTATGATGCCCTCGTCCGCCTTGGACAGGACTTCTCTCTCCGCTATCCGGTTATTTATCCCCAAGGAAACTTCGGAACCATAGGAGGCGACCCGCCCGCAGCTTACCGATACACGGAAGCTAAGATGGCCAAAATAGCCGAAACCATGGTCGAGGATATAAAAAAAGAAACAGTCGATTTTATTCCGAACTTTGACGATTCTACAAAAGAACCGACCGTTCTTCCGGCTAAATTTCCCTTCTTGCTTGCAAACGGTTCAAGCGGAATTGCCGTCGGTATGGCAACCAATATGCCGCCCCACAACTTACGCGAAATAGCCGATGCGGTTTCAGCCTACATAGACAATCCCGAAATCGAAATAGACGAGCTTTGTAAATATATGAAGGGTCCCGACTTCCCGACAGGCGGAGTTATCTACGGACGAAAGGGAATAAAACAAGCCTTTAAAACAGGCCGCGGAAAAATATTGGTACGCGGTAAATTTACAATCGAGGTCGATAAAAAAGGAAAAGAAACAATAGTCTTTACCGAAGTACCCTATCAGGTAAACACGACCACCCTTGTATCCCGTATCGGGGAACTGGCCCGCGAAAAAATTATAGACGGAATCGCAAACGTAAACGATGAAACTTCGGATAGAACAGGCTTGCGAGTTGTTATAGAGCTAAAGAGGGGGGCTATTACAAAGGTTGTTTTAAACCAGCTTTTTGCAAAGACTGCCCTTCAATCTTCTTTCGGAGTTATAAACCTCGCTCTTGTAAACGGAAGGCCTGAAACCCTTAACTTAAAACTTCTTGTAAAATACTTTGTCGAGCACAGGGTCGATGTAGTTACCCGCAGAACAAAATTCGATTTGCGTAAGGCGGAAGAAAGAGCTCATATCTTGGAAGCCCTCATCGTCGCCATCGACAATATAGATGAAGTTATCAAAATAATAAGGTCATCCCGAGATCCGCAAACGGCAAAAAACAACTTGATGGAAAGGTTCGGCTTTGATGATGTTCAAGCTCAGGCCATAGTCGATATGCAGCTAAAGCGTTTAACCAGCTTGGAAATTGAAGACCTCCGAAAAGAGTTACAGGAATTACAGGTTCTAATCGCTCACTTAAAGGACCTCCTTGCCCACCCCGAAAAGATTTTAGCTCTAATAAAGGAAGAAACTAACGAGATAGCCGAAAAATTCGGAGATGAGCGCAAGACCGATATAGTAGCCGATGAGGTTGAAGAACTCAATATCGAAGACCTTATTAAAAAAGAAGAGATGGTTATTTTAATTTCCCACCTCGGATATATTAAGCGTATTCCTGCCACAGCCTATAAGAGCCAAAATAGAGGCGGCAAGGGTTCCAATTCCGTAAACCTTGCCGAAGATGACTTTTTGGATCAGATTTTTACGGCCTCAACCCATGACTATATTATGTTTATCACAAATGCGGGAAAGGCTTACTGGTTAAAGGTGCATGAAATACAGGAAGCCAGCAGAACAAGCCGCGGCTCTCACATAAAATCCCTTCTTTCCGTTTCTTCCGATGAAGAAATTACGGCTGTTGTTTCCTTAAAAGAATTCGACGATAAGACCTATCTTTTGATGGCAACAGCAGGCGGTGTTGTAAAAAAAGTAACAACCGATAATTTTGCAAATGCAAAAACCCGCGGAATCATAGCGATAAAACTCGATGAGGGCGATAAACTTGTAAGTGCAATTCTTACAGGCGGCAAGGACGAAATCATGCTGATTACCCGCCGAGGTCAAGCCCTCCGCACAAGCGAGGAAGACATCCGCTCTCAAGGGCGTTCTTCCCGCGGTGTTACCGGAATAAAGCTTTCTTCTGAGGACGAACTTACGGGCGCACTCCGAGTGACGGAAAATCAAAAGATGCTTGTTATGACCGAAAACGGCTACGGTAAGCGCGTGGAGTTTTCCGAATTTTCAGCTCATGGAAGGGGAACCGGAGGACAGCGTATCTATACCCTCTCTGAAAAAACGGGAGAGGTTGTAGGGCTTCTTACCGTCTTTGATGACGATGAAGTTGTCTGCATAACGGGCCAAGGAAAAACAATCCGCATAAGCGTAGACTCTGTCGGCACTATGGGAAGGTCTGCACAGGGTGTAAGAATATTAGATATTGAAAGCCCCGATATGCTTATAGGGCTTGATGTTGTTGCCCGCGATGAAGAATAG
- the ftcD gene encoding glutamate formimidoyltransferase translates to MMNKIIECVPNFSNGRDPEVLEKIIAPFRGKENVKLLDYESDKDHNRSVVTVIGEPEELKKTVVEAIGIAASLIDLRKHEGAHPRMGATDVVPFIPIKNSTMEECIELSKEVGKLIWEQHKIPVFLYEKSASSPARENLSNIRKGQFEGMAEKVKQPEWKPDFGGTEIHPSAGVTAVGCRMPLVAFNVNLATNDLSIADKIAKKVRFIGGGLRFVKAMGVDLTERGIVQVSMNMTDYTKTSLYQSYEMVKMEAKRYGVNVVGTEIVGLTPMAALMDVASYYLQIENFEFSQIIEARLLE, encoded by the coding sequence ATGATGAACAAAATAATTGAATGTGTTCCCAACTTTAGTAACGGCCGCGATCCTGAAGTTTTGGAAAAGATTATAGCCCCCTTCCGCGGAAAAGAAAATGTAAAACTGCTTGATTACGAATCCGACAAGGATCATAACCGCTCTGTTGTAACCGTAATCGGTGAACCCGAAGAACTTAAAAAAACCGTAGTAGAAGCTATCGGAATAGCCGCTAGTCTCATTGACTTACGCAAGCATGAGGGAGCCCACCCCAGAATGGGAGCTACCGATGTTGTCCCCTTTATTCCGATTAAAAATTCCACAATGGAAGAATGTATCGAATTATCCAAAGAGGTTGGAAAGCTCATCTGGGAGCAGCACAAGATACCCGTATTTTTATACGAAAAATCGGCATCTTCCCCTGCACGTGAAAATCTTTCCAATATCCGAAAAGGACAATTTGAAGGCATGGCTGAAAAGGTAAAGCAGCCCGAATGGAAACCCGACTTCGGCGGAACGGAAATTCATCCTTCTGCAGGTGTTACGGCTGTGGGCTGCCGAATGCCCCTCGTTGCCTTTAACGTGAACTTGGCCACAAACGATCTTTCAATCGCAGACAAGATTGCAAAAAAAGTTAGGTTCATAGGCGGAGGCTTGCGCTTTGTAAAAGCAATGGGTGTAGACCTTACGGAGCGCGGAATTGTTCAAGTTTCAATGAACATGACGGACTACACAAAAACTTCTCTTTATCAATCTTATGAAATGGTAAAAATGGAAGCAAAACGCTACGGCGTAAATGTCGTCGGTACCGAAATTGTCGGCCTTACCCCGATGGCAGCCTTAATGGATGTTGCTTCTTATTATCTCCAAATCGAAAACTTTGAATTCAGCCAAATAATTGAAGCAAGATTACTCGAATAG
- a CDS encoding DUF2075 domain-containing protein produces MGRSYYSSNIKEFLYKNEYEVFGEIASNDQSSAEDLQKNTWKKEIKILKRELADFLEGHLLFEYTIPRIGNRIDNVVLHKGIVFLLEFKVGENYYPKYAINQVTDYALDLNCFHKESHDKLLVPILICTNAQNTQMNISIMKENILNTYCCNEFGIGKYIKKVSENFNRSQFYYYKWINSIYMPTPTIIEAAQALYMGHNVKDISRNDASAKNLNQTTKAINKIIDYSKENSKKSICFITGVPGAGKTLAGLNIAIERQKIDENEHAVFLSGNGPLVDVLQEALCRDDVKRNGIKKTDAMRKSKEFIQIIHHFRDDAISVNTPPIERVTIFDEAQRAWDEPNLSDFMKSKKGILDFNMSEPEFLISIMNRHNGWATIICLIGGGQEINRGESAGIVGWFNCLKKKYPDWDVYTSDKITDKEYTKNNDFNEIIQGLNVNIFKDLHLAVSLRSFRSEKVSAFVKALLDVDREKAYNLYRNFRNDYLICITRDLQEAKKWVKHNAKGTQRYGLTASSGAKRLRKYGVWVQNKVDAPSWFLNDMDDVRSSFYLEETATEFDIQGLELDWTIVCWDANLRFNGVEFEYYNFTGTKWNNIRNEDNILYLKNAYRVLLTRARQGFIIFIPTGDDNDMTSQQEYYDGIYNYLKEIGIKEI; encoded by the coding sequence ATGGGTAGATCATACTATTCAAGCAATATCAAAGAATTTTTATATAAAAATGAATATGAGGTTTTTGGGGAAATTGCAAGTAATGACCAATCTTCAGCTGAGGATCTGCAAAAAAACACATGGAAAAAGGAAATTAAAATTCTAAAGAGAGAACTTGCAGATTTTTTAGAAGGACATTTGCTTTTTGAGTATACCATACCAAGAATAGGAAATCGTATCGATAATGTAGTTTTACATAAAGGAATTGTATTCCTACTTGAATTTAAAGTTGGTGAAAATTATTATCCAAAATATGCAATAAATCAAGTAACAGATTATGCTCTTGATTTAAATTGTTTTCACAAAGAAAGTCATGATAAATTGTTAGTACCTATCTTAATATGTACAAATGCTCAGAATACCCAAATGAATATTTCTATTATGAAAGAAAATATTCTAAATACCTACTGCTGTAATGAGTTTGGGATTGGAAAGTATATAAAAAAAGTTTCAGAGAATTTCAATAGAAGTCAATTCTATTATTATAAATGGATAAACTCAATTTATATGCCTACACCTACAATTATTGAGGCTGCACAAGCATTGTATATGGGACACAATGTCAAAGATATTTCAAGAAATGATGCAAGTGCAAAAAATTTAAATCAAACTACAAAAGCTATAAATAAAATAATTGATTACAGCAAGGAGAATAGCAAAAAGTCAATTTGTTTTATTACTGGGGTTCCTGGTGCAGGCAAAACACTTGCGGGTCTCAATATTGCAATTGAGCGCCAAAAAATTGATGAAAATGAACACGCTGTATTCCTTTCTGGGAATGGTCCGCTTGTTGATGTTTTACAAGAAGCATTATGTAGGGATGATGTAAAACGGAATGGTATTAAAAAAACTGATGCTATGCGCAAATCTAAAGAATTTATTCAAATTATTCATCATTTTAGAGACGATGCAATTTCAGTTAATACTCCTCCGATTGAAAGAGTGACAATTTTTGATGAAGCACAAAGAGCATGGGACGAGCCAAATCTTTCAGATTTTATGAAGAGTAAAAAAGGAATACTTGATTTTAACATGTCAGAGCCGGAATTTTTGATAAGTATTATGAATCGACATAATGGATGGGCAACAATTATATGCTTGATTGGTGGCGGACAAGAAATTAATAGGGGTGAATCTGCTGGCATTGTAGGTTGGTTTAATTGCTTGAAAAAAAAATATCCTGATTGGGATGTGTATACTTCAGATAAAATAACCGATAAGGAGTACACAAAAAATAATGATTTTAATGAAATAATACAAGGTTTAAATGTAAATATTTTTAAAGATTTGCATTTGGCAGTATCACTTCGTTCATTTAGAAGTGAAAAAGTCTCAGCCTTTGTAAAAGCATTGTTGGATGTTGATAGGGAGAAAGCTTATAATCTCTATCGTAATTTTAGAAATGATTACCTTATTTGCATAACAAGAGATTTACAAGAGGCAAAAAAATGGGTAAAACATAATGCAAAAGGTACTCAACGGTATGGATTAACTGCAAGTTCAGGCGCAAAACGTCTAAGAAAATATGGCGTTTGGGTGCAAAATAAGGTTGATGCTCCTTCATGGTTTTTAAATGATATGGATGATGTTCGTTCATCTTTCTATTTGGAAGAAACAGCAACTGAATTTGATATACAAGGTCTTGAACTTGACTGGACAATTGTTTGTTGGGATGCAAACCTTCGTTTCAACGGCGTTGAATTTGAATACTACAATTTCACAGGGACAAAATGGAATAATATAAGAAATGAAGATAATATTTTGTACTTGAAAAATGCATATAGGGTACTATTAACAAGAGCAAGACAAGGATTCATAATTTTCATTCCTACTGGTGATGATAATGACATGACAAGTCAACAAGAATATTATGACGGTATTTATAATTACCTTAAAGAAATTGGTATTAAGGAGATCTAA
- the mutT gene encoding 8-oxo-dGTP diphosphatase MutT: protein MNSKKKTKTIRVAAGIICDSLEQKKKFFATAKGYGEFKGQWEFPGGKIEDGETPEQALIREIKEELGVRVRIGALIDTIEYDYPNFHLVMYCFFCELIEGEIKLLEAESGKWLTKETLYEVSWLPADVILVARIKELIC, encoded by the coding sequence ATGAACTCAAAAAAGAAAACAAAAACTATAAGGGTCGCGGCAGGAATTATCTGTGATTCACTCGAACAGAAGAAAAAATTTTTTGCTACTGCAAAGGGATATGGAGAATTTAAAGGTCAATGGGAATTTCCTGGAGGAAAGATTGAAGATGGAGAAACACCTGAACAAGCCCTCATTAGAGAAATAAAAGAAGAACTTGGAGTCAGAGTAAGGATAGGAGCATTAATTGATACCATAGAGTATGACTACCCCAATTTTCACCTAGTTATGTATTGTTTTTTTTGTGAGTTGATAGAAGGAGAAATAAAGCTACTAGAAGCAGAGTCTGGAAAATGGCTCACAAAGGAAACTCTCTATGAAGTTTCATGGCTTCCAGCAGATGTCATACTCGTAGCGAGGATAAAAGAACTTATATGCTAA
- a CDS encoding leucyl aminopeptidase, whose amino-acid sequence MKFNIAKKGGVVAQLVFEEKIEGGYLNHLKEKELFSGKAEDVYYTLDSNLKAQLFIGLGKEEKIDLEVLRKTFFKAASELLKNKVEEVELNIPKLNNLCNYKTAEAIAEGMLHATYKYDKFKSDRKEQTEITVNYNPEKGKEDRAEKGINEAVKLMEAVFLTRDLVNQPANVIYPETLAKIAKEKLEAKGVKVTVHGKKEIEALKMEAFLNVARASTKEPKLIVMEYYNNPGSNEKIALVGKGLTYDSGGYAIKPATSMVDMFTDMGGSGTVIGAMHALADLKAKVNVVAVVASCENMISGDGYRNGDIIGSMSGKTIEIINTDAEGRLTLADAVYYATNNLGATKLIDLATLTGACVSALGEQVSGAVTNNDEFFSELVKANERAGEIVWRMPTIEYYKKMNESKVADLKNSGGKLGGMMTAGLFVGSFLAKEDIPWIHIDIAGTAYITEKFGYLKENATGTLVKSLYYMLSKEA is encoded by the coding sequence ATGAAATTTAATATTGCAAAAAAAGGCGGTGTAGTTGCCCAATTGGTTTTTGAGGAGAAAATTGAAGGCGGCTATCTTAATCATTTGAAGGAAAAAGAATTATTTTCCGGAAAGGCGGAAGATGTTTATTATACTCTCGACTCCAATCTTAAAGCCCAGCTTTTTATCGGTCTGGGTAAAGAAGAAAAAATTGACTTGGAAGTTTTAAGAAAAACCTTTTTTAAGGCAGCAAGTGAGCTTTTAAAGAACAAGGTAGAAGAAGTCGAGCTCAATATTCCTAAGCTTAACAATCTATGTAATTATAAGACGGCTGAGGCTATTGCAGAAGGTATGCTCCATGCCACCTACAAATATGATAAGTTTAAAAGCGATCGTAAAGAACAAACCGAAATTACGGTCAATTATAATCCCGAAAAAGGCAAGGAAGACAGAGCCGAAAAAGGTATAAACGAAGCCGTCAAGCTCATGGAAGCGGTTTTCTTAACCAGAGACTTGGTAAACCAGCCGGCAAATGTAATCTATCCTGAAACTCTGGCTAAAATTGCCAAAGAAAAACTTGAAGCTAAGGGTGTCAAGGTTACAGTCCACGGCAAAAAAGAAATTGAAGCCCTCAAAATGGAAGCCTTCCTCAACGTAGCCAGAGCAAGCACCAAGGAACCCAAACTCATTGTTATGGAATACTACAATAATCCCGGCTCCAATGAAAAAATCGCTCTTGTAGGTAAGGGCTTAACCTATGACAGCGGCGGATACGCCATTAAACCTGCTACAAGCATGGTTGATATGTTCACGGATATGGGTGGCTCAGGTACGGTCATCGGAGCAATGCATGCACTGGCCGACCTCAAAGCAAAGGTAAACGTTGTCGCCGTTGTTGCTTCTTGCGAAAACATGATTTCGGGAGACGGCTACAGAAACGGAGATATTATCGGTTCAATGAGCGGTAAAACCATCGAAATCATTAACACCGACGCCGAGGGTAGATTAACCTTAGCCGATGCCGTTTATTACGCTACCAATAATTTGGGAGCTACAAAGCTGATTGACCTTGCAACCCTCACCGGCGCTTGTGTATCGGCTCTTGGAGAACAGGTCAGCGGCGCAGTTACAAACAATGATGAGTTCTTTTCAGAACTTGTCAAGGCAAATGAAAGAGCCGGCGAAATTGTCTGGAGAATGCCCACTATCGAGTATTATAAAAAAATGAACGAATCGAAAGTAGCAGATCTAAAAAATTCAGGCGGAAAATTAGGCGGAATGATGACGGCCGGTCTCTTTGTCGGTTCCTTCCTTGCAAAAGAAGATATCCCGTGGATTCATATTGATATTGCCGGAACTGCCTACATTACCGAAAAATTCGGCTACCTAAAAGAAAACGCCACAGGAACACTCGTAAAGAGTCTTTACTATATGCTAAGCAAAGAAGCTTAA